One stretch of Ictalurus punctatus breed USDA103 chromosome 5, Coco_2.0, whole genome shotgun sequence DNA includes these proteins:
- the ppdpfa gene encoding pancreatic progenitor cell differentiation and proliferation factor A codes for MAAIPSSGSLVATHDYYRRRIGSTSSNSSCGSSDYAGEVIPHHPGLPRQDSGHWWASFFFGKQSTPNGHDTQAKAGTYTVTNGQVTCIAKEMLQKRKMSESSEQGNPEPSTPPAS; via the exons ATGGCAGCAATTCCATCCAGTGGCTCTCTTGTTGCTACCCATGACTACTACCGAC GGCGCATAGGATCCACTTCCAGCAACAGTTCCTGTGGCAGTTCAGATTATGCTGGGGAAGTTATTCCACACCAcccag GTCTACCCAGACAAGACTCAGGCCACTGGTGGGCCAGTTTTTTCTTTGGGAAGCAGAGTACACCTAATGGACATGACACCCAGGCCAA GGCTGGGACTTACACTGTAACTAATGGCCAGGTGACTTGCATTGCCAAGGAAATGCTGCAGAAGAGAAAGATGAGTGAAAGCAGTGAGCAAGGAAATCCCGAGCCCAGCACTCCCCCTGCTTCATAA